In the genome of Naumovozyma dairenensis CBS 421 chromosome 7, complete genome, the window TCCTTTGCCACATCATATTCCACAACTCTTTTATCTTCCAAATCACATTTATTACCCACCAATAACTTCAAAACAGTAGATGTAGCATAACGATCAATTTCTTGTAACCACATCTTAACACCATCAAATGAATCTTGATCAGTAACATCataaacaataataataccatgAGATCCACGATAATATGAAGATGTAATGGTTCTAAATCTTTCTTGTCCCGCAGTATCCcaaatttgtaatttaacAGTCTTCCCATCTAGTTCCACAGTCTTAATCTTGAAATCAACACCAATGGTGGAAATATAATCATTTGTGTATGTATCATCTGAAAATCTTAATAAAAGACAGGATTTACCTACCCCGGAATTACc includes:
- the YPT1 gene encoding Rab family GTPase YPT1 (similar to Saccharomyces cerevisiae YPT1 (YFL038C); ancestral locus Anc_8.25), giving the protein MNSEYDYLFKLLLIGNSGVGKSCLLLRFSDDTYTNDYISTIGVDFKIKTVELDGKTVKLQIWDTAGQERFRTITSSYYRGSHGIIIVYDVTDQDSFDGVKMWLQEIDRYATSTVLKLLVGNKCDLEDKRVVEYDVAKEFADSNKMPFLETSALNSTNVEEAFLTMARQIKESMNQQKMEDSNAASKGGDKNSNVNLTGGQSLTNSSSGCC